Proteins from a genomic interval of Haemorhous mexicanus isolate bHaeMex1 chromosome Z, bHaeMex1.pri, whole genome shotgun sequence:
- the LOC132341861 gene encoding protein FAM240B-like produces MSKHTNFRRHRMGGHDAEELKNFWEKVIQEQTKQQEAEESRLSKSALNKLRQEWTLRLEGRVRQVQAHMKTRQEQMTPLSIEALPSPDKTVA; encoded by the exons atgagCAAGCATACGAACTTTAGACGCCACAGGATGGGTGGTCATGAtgcagaagagctgaagaaCTTCTGGGAAAAGGTCATCCAAGAGCAAACTAAGCAACAAGAAGCTGAAGAGTCTAGGCTAAGCAAAAGTGCCCTGAACAA GCTTCGCCAGGAATGGACTCTCCGGCTGGAAGGTCGAGTAAGGCAGGTCCAGGCGCACATGAAAACACGGCAGGAACAAATGACACCACTGTCTATCGAGGCTCTTCCCTCACCAGATAAAACTGTTGCTTAA